The following are encoded in a window of Bacillus sp. SORGH_AS_0510 genomic DNA:
- a CDS encoding SDR family oxidoreductase, producing the protein MKKYTVITGASSGIGYETALAFAARGKNLVIVARRTEELEKLKLEIAKINAELDVVIKTVDLSLAKNAHTLYEGLKEYEIETWINNAGFGNFASVGEQNLTKIETMLHLNIEALTILTSLFVRDYATVEGTQLINVSSGGGYTIVGNAITYCATKFYVSAFTEGLAHELKEQGASLQAKVLAPAATETEFAKVSNDLEENVKFEGLLPKYHTAKEMAGFMLDLYDSEKVVGLVDGVTYEFQLRDPIYPYAVRLRS; encoded by the coding sequence ATGAAGAAATATACAGTGATAACAGGTGCAAGTTCTGGGATTGGTTATGAGACAGCTCTTGCTTTTGCGGCTCGTGGAAAAAATTTAGTGATTGTGGCTCGTAGAACAGAGGAACTTGAGAAACTAAAGTTGGAAATCGCGAAAATTAATGCTGAATTAGATGTCGTTATTAAAACAGTGGATTTATCTCTTGCGAAAAATGCCCATACCTTATATGAAGGATTAAAGGAATACGAAATTGAAACCTGGATTAATAACGCAGGGTTTGGCAATTTCGCCTCCGTTGGTGAGCAAAATTTAACTAAAATCGAGACAATGCTTCATTTAAATATTGAAGCATTAACGATATTAACGTCTCTTTTTGTACGTGATTATGCTACCGTTGAAGGTACGCAATTGATAAACGTTTCGTCGGGTGGAGGATATACGATTGTCGGCAACGCCATCACCTATTGTGCTACTAAATTCTATGTAAGTGCTTTTACTGAAGGTCTTGCTCATGAATTAAAAGAACAAGGGGCAAGCCTGCAAGCAAAAGTACTAGCTCCTGCCGCAACAGAGACGGAATTTGCCAAAGTCTCGAATGACCTAGAGGAAAATGTAAAATTCGAAGGACTTCTGCCGAAATACCATACAGCGAAAGAAATGGCTGGATTCATGCTGGATTTATACGACAGCGAAAAAGTAGTTGGACTTGTCGATGGGGTAACGTATGAATTTCAATTAAGGGATCCGATTTATCCTTATGCTGTACGGTTGAGAAGTTAA
- a CDS encoding ECF transporter S component, which translates to MNTTISQTGTTSKTRTIVINALFIALTLVATMFINIRLPLMGNGGLIHLGNVPLFIAALVYGKRTGFIAGAFGMGLFDVISGWAIWSPFTFVIVGTMGFLVGLISEKMPGNRVLVNTLAIATALIIKVVGYYFAEVILYGNWVQPFGSVPGNIMQVAIAGIIVVPLVGRLKKRAN; encoded by the coding sequence ATGAATACTACCATATCACAGACAGGAACAACTTCGAAAACAAGAACCATTGTCATCAATGCCCTTTTCATCGCGTTAACCCTGGTAGCCACGATGTTTATTAACATTCGGCTCCCATTAATGGGGAACGGAGGTCTCATCCATTTGGGGAATGTGCCTCTGTTTATCGCAGCCTTGGTTTACGGCAAGAGAACAGGATTCATCGCAGGCGCCTTCGGAATGGGATTGTTTGATGTCATCTCCGGTTGGGCCATCTGGTCACCTTTTACCTTTGTCATCGTAGGAACAATGGGCTTCTTAGTTGGCTTGATTTCTGAAAAGATGCCTGGCAATCGAGTTCTTGTCAACACACTAGCCATCGCAACAGCCCTAATCATCAAAGTGGTTGGCTACTATTTTGCGGAAGTAATCCTTTACGGCAACTGGGTCCAGCCGTTCGGCTCCGTCCCTGGTAACATCATGCAGGTAGCAATAGCGGGTATCATCGTCGTTCCTCTAGTAGGGCGCTTGAAAAAAAGAGCAAATTAG
- a CDS encoding cysteine hydrolase family protein — MEKQNGKAALLVMDLQNGIVSRFAENKEVLQPFQKAVEAARQNQMPVIFVRVGFSEGYPEVSPANKIFSAISKSGGMTLNDSSTQIHESVQPRPEEPIITKYRISAFAGSNLEVILRAQQIDTLVISGISTSGVVLSTVREAADKDYSLTVLSDACLDADPEVHSVLMEKVFPRQADVQTVDSWIGSLN, encoded by the coding sequence ATGGAAAAACAAAATGGAAAAGCGGCATTGTTAGTAATGGACCTTCAAAACGGAATTGTATCACGCTTCGCCGAAAATAAAGAAGTCCTTCAGCCGTTTCAAAAAGCTGTAGAAGCTGCGCGTCAAAACCAAATGCCTGTTATTTTTGTTCGAGTGGGGTTCAGTGAAGGGTATCCAGAGGTCAGTCCAGCCAACAAAATATTCTCTGCTATTTCTAAATCTGGCGGAATGACTCTCAATGATTCATCCACACAAATCCACGAATCGGTTCAGCCTAGACCGGAGGAACCAATTATTACAAAATACCGTATTAGTGCATTTGCAGGCAGCAATCTTGAAGTCATCCTTCGTGCACAACAAATCGATACCCTTGTTATTAGCGGTATCTCCACTAGTGGAGTCGTTTTATCAACGGTAAGGGAAGCGGCAGATAAAGATTATTCCCTTACGGTGCTATCTGATGCCTGTCTAGATGCAGACCCTGAAGTTCACAGCGTGCTGATGGAAAAAGTGTTTCCACGCCAAGCAGATGTGCAAACGGTTGATAGTTGGATTGGCAGCTTGAATTAA
- a CDS encoding phosphotransferase family protein, whose translation MNKLEPIHMNEIPTEIKEYVGHIYSIRFPRQGYTSNVGIIETANGIYALKRTKGEFFGLWLDQEVAVINLLSRETALPLPVVRRYLVDKNKCQSWALLDFLEGETLRTALFNEKNEEKRREMIFNFGKTLSHIHLTPWPKEFKHEQPWLDQMLEQAEFNLKYGRADGTEKLLERIKMNRPAKFEQTLIHGDYTIDNVLVNNGIITGVIDWGGGAYGDPRYDVSLAIRPKPRAFENEVDQQIFFEGYGGKIITPKEYDFFVNGLYDFF comes from the coding sequence GTGAACAAATTGGAACCTATACATATGAATGAAATCCCTACTGAAATAAAAGAATATGTGGGACATATCTATTCGATAAGATTTCCACGACAAGGCTATACCTCTAATGTAGGAATTATTGAAACAGCGAATGGGATTTACGCCTTAAAAAGGACGAAGGGAGAGTTTTTTGGTTTGTGGCTAGATCAAGAAGTCGCGGTGATCAATCTTTTGAGTAGGGAAACCGCATTGCCACTTCCGGTAGTGAGGAGATATCTTGTGGATAAGAATAAGTGTCAATCATGGGCTCTATTAGATTTTTTGGAGGGGGAAACGTTAAGAACGGCTTTATTCAACGAGAAGAATGAGGAGAAAAGGAGGGAAATGATCTTTAACTTTGGAAAGACCCTTTCCCATATTCATTTAACTCCGTGGCCGAAAGAATTTAAACACGAACAACCGTGGTTGGATCAAATGCTAGAACAGGCGGAATTTAATTTAAAATATGGGAGGGCGGATGGAACGGAAAAGTTATTAGAAAGAATAAAAATGAATCGTCCTGCTAAATTCGAGCAGACGCTCATCCACGGTGACTATACTATTGATAATGTTTTAGTGAATAACGGAATCATTACTGGTGTAATCGATTGGGGAGGCGGTGCATATGGAGATCCAAGATATGATGTTTCATTAGCTATTCGACCTAAACCTCGTGCATTCGAGAATGAAGTAGATCAACAAATCTTCTTTGAAGGATATGGGGGCAAAATCATTACTCCTAAGGAATATGATTTTTTTGTTAATGGTTTATATGATTTCTTTTAG
- a CDS encoding site-specific integrase gives MPKKTGIFDVSIKAEVLKPKTEITKGMDAEKALQIIHRQMMLNGYRERTLNDYNLIFNLFLEAMNVKHLEEITVNTIYQWLDSMNVSASTKSTRLKCLKAVLSKCFNNGWIQSKFWLTIQIKLDKKVKPGAKENDLNVLLSLLDSSTFIGLRDAVAILTLYKTGVRINTLGQIRECHIDFANGLLNLEGSIMKNHKHLKLPLDEQLIELYRVLIEQNQKIRTYYKQDNDFLFITRRGGKINSRSTNNAISKQLTKYAKEYNLPNINPHAIRRAYAKSLYDKGANIALISKALGHSNLAVTTQYLDLEVDEVAENLRDYL, from the coding sequence TTGCCAAAAAAGACGGGTATTTTCGATGTTTCAATTAAAGCAGAAGTGTTGAAACCGAAAACGGAAATTACAAAAGGAATGGATGCTGAAAAAGCATTACAAATCATTCACCGCCAAATGATGTTAAATGGCTACCGAGAACGGACACTGAATGATTACAACTTAATCTTTAATCTTTTTCTTGAAGCAATGAATGTTAAACATTTAGAAGAAATAACGGTTAATACGATTTATCAATGGTTGGACAGCATGAATGTATCAGCATCTACAAAAAGCACACGTTTGAAATGTCTAAAGGCAGTGTTAAGTAAATGTTTTAACAATGGGTGGATCCAATCGAAGTTTTGGTTAACGATACAAATCAAACTTGATAAGAAAGTTAAACCAGGTGCAAAAGAAAACGATTTAAACGTATTGCTATCATTGTTGGATAGTTCAACCTTTATCGGTCTAAGAGATGCGGTAGCAATATTGACATTGTACAAGACAGGTGTCCGTATCAATACATTAGGACAAATCCGAGAATGCCACATTGACTTTGCTAACGGATTGTTAAACCTTGAAGGGTCGATAATGAAAAATCATAAGCATTTGAAATTGCCATTAGACGAACAATTGATTGAATTGTATAGGGTACTGATTGAGCAGAATCAAAAAATCCGTACGTATTACAAACAAGACAATGATTTCCTATTTATCACGAGGCGAGGCGGAAAGATAAACAGTAGGTCTACAAATAATGCCATTTCGAAGCAACTTACGAAATATGCGAAAGAATACAACCTACCGAACATCAATCCACACGCAATCAGAAGGGCATATGCCAAAAGTTTATATGACAAGGGTGCCAATATTGCATTAATCAGTAAAGCATTGGGACATTCAAACTTGGCAGTTACTACACAATACCTTGACCTCGAAGTTGATGAAGTAGCAGAAAATTTGAGAGATTATTTATAA
- a CDS encoding DUF5659 domain-containing protein has product MKRIFSVKMANFLLSFGAELVEIRCGEVKHKPKRQTFLFKNDDRLSEALLSYQK; this is encoded by the coding sequence ATGAAAAGGATTTTTAGCGTTAAAATGGCAAACTTTTTATTATCATTTGGAGCGGAATTAGTTGAAATTAGATGTGGGGAAGTGAAGCACAAGCCGAAGCGTCAAACATTTTTATTTAAAAATGATGACCGACTTTCAGAAGCATTGTTGAGCTATCAAAAGTAA
- a CDS encoding restriction endonuclease, translated as MAYYYRNRYRNHKKKNKQNTEPIRILKMNCPIHGELVGDTTWNRLVVYETFNQEKQSIELKCYKCLEEKVSKDREYNRAIFDEVNKEAYNIFGKTAKAFNILSIILGVIGVLGLFAFWNLYGWLGGLVLGSFFIILCVICYLRSESLIKQTEQYRIENTRDRGLKDVPNINTLLKEETFNVNKWLKEQEREKKEKLKYSFTEIDKMTGIQFEHFVQNLLEKSGYTDVQTTKVSGDEGVDLTARKNGKKIAIQCKRYKAKITNKAIQEVFSGKFVYKCDEAYVITNSYFTENAIQLAKNHKVNLIDRDGLFDLMQNVSEIHNKKQSEYQTQLF; from the coding sequence ATGGCATATTATTATCGGAATCGCTACCGTAACCATAAAAAGAAAAACAAACAGAATACAGAGCCAATAAGAATCTTGAAAATGAATTGCCCTATACATGGAGAATTAGTTGGGGATACAACATGGAATAGGCTTGTAGTTTATGAAACTTTTAATCAAGAAAAGCAGAGCATTGAATTGAAATGCTATAAGTGCCTAGAAGAAAAGGTTTCAAAAGATAGAGAATATAATCGGGCCATTTTCGATGAAGTTAACAAAGAAGCATACAATATATTTGGGAAGACTGCAAAGGCATTTAATATTTTAAGCATAATATTAGGAGTAATTGGAGTACTTGGATTATTTGCCTTTTGGAATTTGTATGGTTGGTTAGGCGGATTGGTGCTCGGTTCATTTTTCATTATCTTATGTGTAATTTGTTATCTCAGAAGTGAGTCATTGATAAAGCAAACTGAACAGTACCGTATTGAAAATACTCGTGACCGTGGCTTAAAAGATGTACCAAATATTAATACCTTGTTGAAAGAAGAAACTTTTAATGTAAACAAGTGGTTAAAAGAACAAGAACGTGAAAAAAAAGAAAAATTAAAATACTCTTTTACTGAAATTGATAAAATGACTGGCATCCAATTCGAACACTTCGTACAAAATCTACTCGAAAAAAGTGGTTATACTGATGTTCAAACCACCAAAGTTTCTGGCGATGAAGGTGTAGATTTAACAGCAAGAAAAAACGGTAAGAAAATAGCTATTCAGTGTAAAAGGTATAAAGCAAAAATTACAAATAAAGCTATTCAGGAGGTATTTTCGGGAAAGTTCGTTTATAAATGTGATGAAGCATATGTCATTACCAATTCATATTTCACTGAAAATGCTATCCAATTGGCGAAAAATCATAAAGTTAATTTGATTGACCGAGATGGTTTATTTGATTTAATGCAAAATGTTTCTGAAATTCACAATAAGAAGCAGTCTGAATATCAAACTCAATTATTTTAA
- a CDS encoding NUMOD4 motif-containing HNH endonuclease, with protein sequence MKEIWRKIPNYEDYQVSNFGNVLSFKNKKYENGWPLNVQENRAGYIKIIVWKSGKQKTIKLHRIVCELFKGMAPEGKEYVNHIDGNKRNNHYSNLEWISSSENTLHAYGNGLKNHSRNKRAIVQMSLEGEYLNNYPSVSEGANAVGGNTYGISMACKNKFKSYKGYVWNYVD encoded by the coding sequence ATGAAGGAAATATGGCGGAAAATACCCAACTATGAAGATTATCAAGTGAGCAACTTTGGGAATGTGCTTTCATTTAAAAATAAAAAATATGAGAATGGATGGCCACTTAATGTTCAAGAAAATCGAGCAGGTTATATAAAGATTATCGTTTGGAAAAGTGGGAAACAAAAAACCATAAAATTGCACCGCATTGTATGTGAATTATTCAAAGGTATGGCACCAGAAGGAAAAGAATATGTTAATCATATAGATGGAAACAAGCGAAATAATCACTATTCGAATCTTGAATGGATCTCATCATCTGAAAACACACTTCATGCTTATGGAAATGGTTTGAAGAATCATTCTAGAAATAAACGAGCAATCGTTCAAATGTCATTAGAAGGTGAATATTTAAACAATTATCCAAGTGTTTCCGAAGGTGCAAATGCTGTTGGTGGCAATACCTATGGGATTAGCATGGCATGTAAAAATAAGTTCAAATCATATAAAGGATATGTTTGGAATTATGTTGATTAA